The Natronosalvus halobius genomic interval CTGAATCTCGTTGGTTCCCTCGAAGATCTTGGTCAGCCGTGCGTCACGCCAGTAGCGCTCGACGTCGAATTCGGTAGTGTAGCCGTAGCCGCCATGGATCTGAATGCCCTCGCTCGTTACCTCCTCGGCGATATCACTGGCGAACAGTTTCGCCATGGCCGCCTCAGCGTCGGCTCGTTCGCCCGCGTCAACGGCCTGGGCAACCAGTAGCGTCAGCGCGCGCGCAGCCTCTGTCTTTGTCGCCATCTCTGCGAGTTTGAACCGGATTGCCTGGAAGTTGCTGATGGGTTCGTCGAACTGGTTGCGCTCGGTTGCGTACTGGAGGGAGTCTTCGAGCGATGCGCGAGCGAGGCCGACGGCGCGCGCAGCCGTGTGGACTCGACCTTCCTCGAAGAACTCCATGATCTGATAGAACCCTTTCCCCTCTTCGTCGCCGACAAGTTTGTCGACATCGACCCGTACGTCGTCGAAGTAGACCTGCCACGTCTCCCAACCGTGGTAACCGATCTTGTTAACCGGACTGCCGGAGAGTCCGTCTCGATCGAACGTTCCCGAGGGTTTCTCGACGATGAATCCCGAGATACCCCTGTGAGCGGGTTCGGCGTCCGGGTCGGTCACGGCGTAGGTCAAGATGAAGTCGGACTCCTTGGCGAAGGTGATCCACATCTTCGTCCCGTTCAGGATGTACTCGTCGCCGTCGCGGACGGCCGTCGTCTGCATGTTTGCCACGTCCGACCCGGCCTCGGGTTCGCTGATTGCGATGGACTTCAACATCTCGCCGGTCGCCATCTTCGGGAGGTAGTGCGCTTTCTGTTCCTCGGTCGCGCCCGCCAGACTCTGGCCGCGGGCGATGATGCTGCCGACTGAGAGCCAGCCACGCGACAATTCCTCGGCAATGAGCGCGTAGGCCATCAGATCGAGCCCGAGCCCGCCGTACTCCTCATCGATGAGAATGCCGAAAAAGCCCATTTTGGCGAGTTTCTCGATGAGTTCGTCCGACATCGGCTCCTTGTTCGGATCTCGTTCGCTCGCTTCGGGGCGAACCTCGTTATCGACGAACTTTCGGGTTTCGTCCCGGAGCATCCGGTGCTCATCCGAGATGATCGAGTCTGATATCTCTCCGCTTCGGCTGCGCATACAGTTCGTTGCGGCATCGAGATAATGACTCTTGTGGTCAATTCGCACATGTCGCGCGAATTGGGGGCAAGAGGAAAGCTATATTATCGTCGGCAGAACCATTTGCTAGTGAATGTCTTACGACCAGAACCCGGTACTGATTGGTGCCGGGACGACTGCCGAGTTCGGCGTGTTCCCCGATCGGACGATACTCGGGCTCGCAGCGGAAGCGCTGAAGGACGCATTGGACGACGCGGGACTCGACCGACACGAGCTCGACGGGCTGGTGACGAACATGGGGTCGCCGCTGTCGCGACACTACGACAGGATCTGCGAGGCACTCGACCTCGACATCGAGTTTTCGGCCCAGTACTGGGCTCACGGTCGATGGGCAAGTAGCTGCGTCCAGCACGCCGCGATGGCAGTCGAGGCGGGCCTGGCCGACTACGTCGCGGTCGGCCTCGGGCTGAAGTTCAACGCCGTCTCGCAGTTCGGCGGGAACGAGCGCGCGAGTCTCTCCGAGATCGGTTCGATCTCGGAACACTCCGAACGGCCCTGGTACGGAATGACCGCACCGGTCGGCGGCAACGCGCTCGCCACGCGCTACTACATGGAGAAATACGGGGCGACGAGCGAGGATCTGGCTCACATCTCGAAGACCTTCCGCGACCACGCGGCACTGCACCCGCGCTCGCACTTCGCCGATCCCATCACTATCGAGGAACACCAGGAGTCCCAATATATCGTCGATCCGCTCCGGCTCTACGACTGCGCGCCGCTGACCGACGGCGGCGCGTACGTCATCGTCACGACGGCTGAAAACGCCGAATCGCTCCCCAACGAGCCAGCGCACATCGCCGGTATGGAGGGGCTAAGCGCGGGCCGAAACAATCACCTATTCGCCCGCCCCGGAATGGGCATCCGCACCCAGGAAGAGTACGAGTACGACGCGAGCGTGACCGATCCCATCTACGAACGTGCAGGCGTCACCCGTGACGACATCGACGCGCTGTTCACTTACGACGCATTCACGCCAAACGTCTGGTACGCGCTCGAACGTTGGGGTTTCTGCGATCCCGGTACCGCCTTCGAGTTCGCTCGCGACGGTAACATCGGTCTCGACGGCGAGTTGCCCATGAACACCCACGGCGGGTTGCTCTCGAACGGGCACATCACGGCCTGGAACCACTTCGTGGAAATGTACGACCAACTCCGTGGCAAGGCCGGCGACAGACAACTCGATGGGGCCGACACTATGCAGTACGCGACTCCATTTGGTGACTCAATCATCCTCAGAACCCGACCATGACGAACAGACCTCTTCCGCAGATCGACGACGACGCACCGTTCTGGAACGCTGCGAGCGACCACGAGTTCCGCATGCAGCAGTGTGGGGAATGTGGCCACGTCCGCTGGCCCCCCAGCCCCGTCTGTACGGAGTGCTGGGCCGAGGAACACGAGTGGACGGAACTCAGCGGCCGCGGAGAAGTCAACACCTGGGTTGTCTTCCACCGGGTCTACTTCGACGCGTTCGCCGACGACGTGCCCTACAACGTGGCGGAGGTCGAACTCGAGGAGGGCCCGCGCTACCTCGCGCCGGTCGAGTGCGACAACGACGACCTCTACCGGGGGATGCCGGTCAGCGTCGTTTTCGAGGACGTGACCGACGAGGTGTCGCTGCCGAAGTTCGAGCCGAAGTAACGCCTGGGATCGACCAAACACTAATATCGCGGCCGGTAGACTGTGTCGGTATGTGGCACGATTTGAGCCAACCGTTCTACGGTGAGATGCCCCACTCGGGCGCACTCCCGTCGCCTGAGTTCAAGACCGTCAAAGACGTCGAAGACGACGGGATCAACGTCCAGTACTACTCGGTCCCGACGCACATCGGGACGCACATCGACGCTCCGCTGCACTTCATCGAAGGTGGAAAGTCAATCGACGAGTTCCCACTATCGACGTTCGCCGGCGAGGGCATCGTCCTCGACGTTTCGACCAATGAGGTCCGCGAGATTACAATGACGGACGTCGAGGCGGCCGACGGCGAGGTCCGGCCCGGTGACATCGTCTTCCTGTACACTGGTTGGTACGAGAAGTACGGTACCGACGACTACGATCCACACCCCTGGCTGGCCGAGGAGGTCGCCGAATACTTCGCCGACGTTGGACCGAAACTGGTCGGCCTCGATACGATTACTCCCGACATCCCCGTCGAGCAGCGGCCCGACGGGTGGCTCGAGTTTCCGGTCCATCGGACGATGCTGAGCGCGGAGGTTCTCATCGCCGAACACCTAGCTAACCTGAAGCCGTTTCTCGGCCAGCGGATCGACGTGGTCGGCTTTCCAATCAAGATCCGTGGCGGCGACGGAGCGCCGGCGCGCTTCGCGGCGAAGGAGCTGTGACAATGTCGGTCGACGATCGAACCATGCGGGGCGACGATCCCGTCTGGGACCGGTTGGCTGAGATCGACCCAGAGTTTCTAGACCGGTACGATGAGATCGCGTCTCATCCAATGGACGGACCGCTCGACGAGAAGACGGCCGAACTGGTTGCGCTGGCGTCTCACGCCGCGTGTACGACGCTGTACGAGCCGGGAATACGGCGCCACGTTGGCCGTGCCTTCGACGCGGGTGCGACGGTCGACGAGGTGATGGACGTCATCGAAATGATCTCGGCCATCGGCGTCCACGCGGTGACGGAGGGCGTCCCGGTGCTGGTCGACGAGGCCGGCCTGCCCGAGGACGCCGTCGAAGCCGAACTGGAGAAACAGGAGCAGCTTCGAGACGAGTTCGAGGCCGAGCGCGGCTATTGGGACGAGCTGTGGGACCAGGTTCTCCGGATCGACCACGAGTACTTCGAGCACTATCTGAATTACTCCGCACACCCGTTCAAGAGTGGTCCACTCGACCCGATGGTGCGCGAATTCGTCATCATCGCCGCGGACGCCTCCACGAACCACCTCTACCTTCCGGGGCTGCGAATTCACATTCGCAACGCCCTCGGTCACGGTGCAACGCGCGAACAGGTCATGGCGGTCATCGAGATCGCGAGCGTCATCGGTATCAACACAGTGACCGAAAGTCTCCCGATCGTGCTCGAGGAGGCGGCCGCCCGCGATATGTTGCCGGACGACGTCGAGAAGTGACAAAAGCGAACCCGTAAAGATAAGACGAAGTTGTGCGAACTAGAGTCATGGGAAACCACCTCGTGCATCACGAGCTGGAACGACAGGCATACTGGCGGGGCGACGAGACTGGACTCGTCTTCGAGGGAGATGAGTATACCTTCAGGGAGTTCAATGCCCGCGTCAACCAGACAGTGAAGGCGCTCCGTGATATCGAGGTCGATGTGGGCGACCGCATAGTGGTTCACGGACACAACCACGGTGACCTTCACACGCTGTTTTTCGCCTGCTCGAAGCTTGGCGCGGTCTACTCGACGATTAGTACGTTTCAGTCCCGGTCGAACGTCGAGCACATCTGCGAAACGCTGGATCCGGCAGCAGTCTTCTACACGGCCGACGAGGACATCCTATCGGACACGTTCCCAGACGTTCGTGCGGCTGCACCCGACGCCGAGTTCGTCTCGCTGGACGACTCAGCGACAATCGACGATCCGACGCTCGACGAACTCGTCGCGGCGTACGACGGAAGCCGACCAGCGGGGAGCAACGATCACGACGCCGAGGACCTCCACAACATCTTCTGGACCTCAGGAACGACCGGACGGCCCAAAGGCGTTCTGCGGGACCACAAGGCCACGCTCCACTTCAACGACAACTTGCACGACGTGTTCCCGTTCGGGCCAGAGAACGTTCGGCTCACAACCAACGACATGATGTTTGCCGCGCCGTACCTCCAGTATGGGCTCCCGACGGTCGCTAGTGGGACAACAAACGTCGTGCTCAGGACGTTCGACCCTGATCGTGTCTACGAGCTGTACAAAAAGTACAACGTCACCGTGATGATGCTGGTATTCACGCAGGGGACGGTCCTCCTTGATTACCTCGAAGAGCGCGACCGAGAGATTTCACTGCGCGCTGTCCACGGCGTCGTTCCGACGGCCAAGCGGGCACGCGAACTAGCGAAGCTCACCGACGAACTCTACCAGATCTTCGCGACCACGGAGTCAGGTCTCGTGCTGGTCAACCGGCTCACGGAACCGTACAACGATCCACCCGTGCTCGGCCGTCCAGGGCGGAGCACGGACGCCAGACTGCTTCCGCCGGGTGAAACGGAGATTCCCAACACACCGCCAAAACCCGGTGACATCGGGGAACTCATCACGCGTGGTGACGCGCTTATGACGCGGTACTTGTCCGACGAAAAGCAACACGAGTACGTCACGGACGGGTGGTTCCATACGGGCGACGGCATGCGGGTGACGGAGTCGGGCGATCTCGTCTTCGAGGGGCGTATCGACGACCGCATTCGGAGCGGGGGCATCAACATCTACCCGGCTGAGGTTGAGGCGGTCCTGCTCAAACATCCCAACGTGGTCGAAGCCGTAGTTGTCGGTGTCGACGACGACACCTGGGGCCAGCGAGTTTGCGCCCTTGTCGTCACGCAGCAGGCCGTCGAAGAAACCGACAGGCTCGAAGCCGAACTCGACGATCGGTGTCAGGACAGCGAGGATCTGACAAGCGAGATGCGACCGAAATCGTACGCCTTCACTGACTCGACGGCCGACGTGCCGACCGGCGCAGTGAACAAGATCGATCGCAAGGCTGTCAGCCGTCGGTTTTTCGAGTAGGCACGACTCATGTTCGCTGTTTTGGGCGGGCAGATCGGCTTCCACCTCGGTGTGGCGTCACGTCCTGGACGTCGTCCAACTCGTTTGCCGGACCCGAATCCTTTTCTCGTCAGGTATCACACCACGTCCATGGGAATTGCTGACAATCCAGTGGTCATCGGCTGGGGCGAATCTTACGCCGATGATGACGAGTTGAAGGCGCCGCTCCAGCTCGCCGGTGAGGCGATACGGAACGCACTCGATCGCGCTGGCATCGAGAAGGACGAAATCGAGGGGCTACTAACCGGCTGGCCACCGCTAGCCGACCAGCGACCGCGGTATAATAACGTCCTGTCGAGTCACTTCAACCTGACACCAACGTTCTCAACGACGGTAACGTTCCACAGCGCGGGCGTCATCTCCATGTTCAAGTACGCGGCGCTAGCGGTTGAGACTGGAGTCGCTGACCCTGTACTGTGCGTCCAGAGCGACGCAGCCGCGTCGTTCGATGACCCACAGGGCGGGATGGCCGGGACGGACGTCGACCCCGTTTTCGAGCATCCCTACGGGTTGGTGTATCCCGGAGCGATGGGGCTCATCGCCCGCCGTCAGATGGCCGAATTCGGAACGACGCGCGAGCAATTCGCCCGCGTCGCGGTCAGCGCCCGCGAGTGGGGCGTCGATCACCCACACGCGACACTCGGAGACAAGGGACTCTTGACGGTCGAAGAGGTCCTGGATGCCCCACCGGTAGCCGAGCCGCTAGGGCTGTACGACTGCGTCCCCTGGGGACCAGCCGGCACTGGCGGCGCCTTCATTGTCACGAGCGCAGAGAACGCCGACAGCTACGACGGAGACGCCGTCGAGATACTTGGCACCGGCGAGTGTTCGACCCACGAGTACGTCTCGGCCCGCCCCTCGCTTCGGTCCGGGGCGATCACCGAGTCTAATCGACTGACTCACACTGGTGCGCGGAAGTCGAGCCGACTCGCTTACGAAGCCGCCAACCTCGGCCCGGACGACGTGGACGTTGCCGAAGTCACGTACATGTTCTCGAACGTCGCCTTGTTGTTGCTGGCCGATCTGGGCTTCTGTGACGTGGACGAGGCCGGTGAGTTCGTGGCGAACGGTGGGATCGCCCGTGAAGGGGGAGAGATTGCGTTCAATACCCACGGCGGCGACCTGACGTTCGGGCAACCGGGCGTGAGCATGTGGATGAACACCGCGATCGAGTGTATCCGCCAGCTAACCGGCGAGACCCTCGGTGCGACTGTCCCCGACGTAGAGGTCGGCCTCGTTCACGGAATGGGGAGTACATGCGCATGTCACAGCACGGCCCTGCTGGGCCGAGGAGGGCGGTGACAATGTCCGCGAGCGACCCGCTCCACTGGCCAATCGTCTCCGAGTACCTCGAACACGCGGCGGATGGACGGTTGGTCTTTCCAGTGTGTGCGGACTGCGGCGAATCGCACTTCCCGCCGCGAGTGGCCTGTCCGCACTGCCTGTCCGCCGATGTCGACCTGCGGGAGTCGGCGGGAACAGGAATCGTTTACTCCTACACCGTCGTCCACGTGGACTACCACCCGACGTGGGGAGAACGGACGCCATACTGCAACGCGCTAGTTGAGTTAGACGACGGGCCGATCGTGTTTGGAAACGTCGTCGACTGCGACCCCGACCAGGTTTCGGTCGGCGCGCCCGTGACGGTTGATTTCACGGACGTTGTGGGAACGACGCTTCCGGTGTTCGTGCTCGGCTGAGGTGACCGGTCCGGGCGGTCAATACGACCCCAGTTCAGCGATGGTCGTCTCGATGGTTTCTCTCGGGGCCTTAGGCGGGTAGACGATCGGAACGTCCGCGCCCAGTTCGCGGTACTCGCGCAGTTTCTCCCTGCCCTCCTCAGGCGTGCCGCCGATGGCGATCTCGTCGAGCAACTCGTCGCTCACGCGATGGGCGGCCTCCTCGCGATCGCCGGCCGACCAGGCCTCGCGGACGGCTTCAACGTCTTCCGCGAAGCCGAACTCGCGGAACACCTTCGCGTAGTAGTCCATCGCCCCGAGGTAGAAACTGAGCAAGCCACGGACGTGGTCGCGGGCGCGTTCGCCGTCTTCGTCGACACAAGCGACGACGTACGGGGCGATAGTAACATCCTGGGGATCACGGCCGGCGTTCTCGGCGCTCTCTCGAATCTCCCCGACGAACTCCTCGAATTTCCCGCGCGGGACGTGGACAGGAAGCCACCCATCAGCGAATTCGCCGGTGAGCTTACGGTTAGTTGGCCCGAGCGCAGCGTTGTATATCGGAACGTGGTCCCTGATCGTTTCGTAGGAGCGTGGGTAATTTTCGAGAGTGAAGATGTCGCCGTCATAGTCGACGCGCTGGTTAGCCATCGCCTCGTTTACAATCTCGATAGTTTCGCGAACGCGCCGGAGAGGACGGGCGTACTCGATCCCGTGCCACTGCTCGATAGTCACCTTACTGCTCGCGGCTAGGCCGAGCAGCGTTCGGCCGTCTGAGAGTTGATCGAGCGTGGCAACGCTCATTGCCAGCAGCGCAGGCGTTCTGGAGTAAACGTTCACGATCCCCGTTCCGAGGCCGATTTCGTCGGTTTCGCTGGCGATCTGGCCAAGAATAATGAAACCGTTCGGCCCCTGGAGTTCGGCCACCCAGACGGAGTGGTAGTCGTAATCTTCGGCGTGTTTTGCGAACTCGACGATCTCGCTCACGTCGTACCCATACGTCTCGTCGGGAAGCCTGACACCGATCTTGTTCATCGGCTATAGTACACTGACGACCCAGTTAAACATTCGGACAGGTCCACACGCGATTCCCGGGGCAGTTCATTCTGGCCGAAGATTGACGACTTCGTTTGCGATCACATCGACGTAGCCGCCGGTCGCGAGTTTGAACCATGGCATCCCGACGGCCGAGAGCGTCCCGAGCGCCAGCAGGGGTTGGGAGGCGGTCATTCCCCGCGCGGAGAGCGCACCTCTAACCGCCTCGGCGAGATCGCGTGTTCGCTCGACAGCGTCCTCAGAACAGACGCCAGCGATCGGCGTCGGGAGTTCCGCGACCGGCTCACCGTCCTCGACGACGACCCAGCCGCCGCCGAGTTCCGCCACCCGGCGCGCGGCAGCGGTCATTTCGGCGGCGGTCGTGCCTACCGTCAGGACGCCGGGAGAACCCCAGGTATCGCTCGTCGCGACCGCGCCCGTTTGAAGCATCAACCCAGTGACGAACCCAGTAAATCCGCCGTCTCGCCGGGTGGCGCTGCCAGGGAGCAGCGCCGCCTTGAGCAGGTCATGATCGGGTGCAGCGCGGTACTCTCCGTCGATGATTGGCGGTTCGACGCGCGTCTCAGACGAGAGCAGGCCCTCCTCGTAGTCGATAGCCGCGACCGCACCACCACCCGCCGCATCCACGCGAAAGCGGTCTTCGGTTACGTCGACGGTGACACTATTTCGAACGCGTTCCGGATAGTCGAACGGCCGATCTGTACAGCGTACCTCGCCGTCCTGGACGACGACCGACCCGGAACTGATGACCGTTCGGACGTCGACGGTTTGTTCGTCGCCGAGCACGACGATATCAGCGACCGAGCCCGGTGTGAGCGATCCGCGATCGGTCAGTCCGAAGTGGCGGGCGGCGTTCAACGTGACCATTCTGAACGCGCGCGTCGGTTCGATGCCGGCCTCGACGGCGCGACGAACAACCGCATCCATGTATCCGTCCTCGACAAGCTCTCGAGGCCACATACCATCGCTGCAGAGGCACAACTCCCCCGCCGGAACGCCCTCTGTGCCAGCTGCGAACGCATCGATGTCGTCGCGTATCGAACCGTAGCGGCCGATTGGGACGACGCCGCGGCGGAGGCGTTCGCCGACATCTTCCGCCTTCAGGATTTCGTGATCATTGTCGATTTCGGTGGCGAACGCCGTCAGTTTTTCGTCGTTGCACCCGGCCCCGTGGCCGCAGATTACGCCGCCGTGATTGCGGACGGCCTCGAATAGAGTAGTGAGCGGCGTCTCATCGCTCCTCTCTATCGCGTAGTTCCAGAACACTTCTCCTGCGCCGACGATGCGGTCATCTGACGCTAGGTCAGCGATGTCGTCGAGATCAATGTCGGACAGTCGTCGACCCGCAACGTCCCGGTAGAAGGGGCCTGCCGGTAGAGTTCCAAACACAGTCACGGGGAGATCAGCGGTTGCGTCGAGTAGCAGTTCAATTCCCGCACGGCCGAACCGCATGGCGAATCGATCAGTTTCGGTCACGACGGTCGTCGTACCGCCGGCTAGCGCGTGTCGGAACGCGCGTTCGAATGCCTGAAACGTATCGAGATGGGTATGAACATCGATGAACCCGGGGAGAACGTGGCAGTCCGCGACGTCCAGTACGTTGGTGTCGGGACCGATTGAGGCCGACGAATCGAGCGTTAAGCTGGCAATCCGACCATCGGCGACCAACAGGTCCCCGCGTTCGTAGGTCTCCGTGACGGGGTCGAAAACTCGACCACCCCGTAGGACGAGGTCGGCCGGTTGATCACCCCTCGCTACTGCCCGTAATTCGCTCATCGTAGGTTGGTCACGGTCTGACGACTTAATGATTCGTAACCTGTCCCGTCGGAGGTCGCGTCCGACCCCACGCCCACACAGCGCGACCGCGGGCCGACGACCGATTGTGGCAACATGTTCCGTATGATCGAATACTATTTGTTTCCGCCCGGCATAAGGTACCGTATGGCACGAACAGACGAGAGAGGGGGCAAGGACAAGGTCAAGACCGCACGAACGATCTTCACTATCGTCGAATTTATCAAGGACAACGAAGGCTCGACGATCACGGTTATCGCCAACGAGTTGGGCTTCGCGAAGAGCACCGTGCACCGCCACATCACGACACTATTGGATCTCGGATACATCGTGGAAACCCCCACAGGATACGAGATCGGGCTTCAGTTTCTGGATCTGGGTCAACGTGCCAGAACGCGCCATCCGGGGTACAAACTCGCACAGGACAAAGTGGAGGAACTCGCCAACCAAACGGGCGAACGGGCCCAGTTTCTCGTTGAGGAACATGGCGAAGCGGTGTACATCCACCGGTCGTTCGGCGACCGAGCGGTCCGCACAGACCCTGGAATTGGCAGTCGGATTCCGCTCCACGCGACCGCCGCGGGGAAGGCTATACTGGCCCAGATGGACGACGATCGCCGAGCAGCCATTCTCGACCAGACGGAGTTCGATCCAATCACTGACTCGACCATCACCGACCGTCAAACCCTCCTCGACGAACTCGAAACCATCTCCCGGCGCGGATACAGCTTTAACAGGGAGGAGAACCTCGGCGGTCTCCACGCCGTCGGCGCCGCCGTCTGCGGCCCTAACGACGAAGTGATCGGTGCGCTCAGCATCTCCGGCCCATCGCACAGGCTCAAAGGCCAGTGGTTCGACGAGGAGTTACCCAATCTCCTTCTCGGAACGGCCAACGAACTCGAACTCAACATCGCTTACTCATGAGGTAGATGTTCCTCGATGCGGAATCACAGCAACGTTGCGCGTCTAGCGTATTTCCGAGACGACACTAGCAGGAATCGATGACGGATTCGCGACGGCCCTTCCAGTGGCTCAAATTCTTCTCGTTCATACCCTCTCCGCCGTGATCGCCGATTTTTAACGCAGAAGCCATCGGTTCAAACGACACCAGGAACGACCTACTTCGCGCGCTGGCCTTCGGTATTCCAGCGTTACAAAAGCATAATAACACCATGTGGTGTTATCATTGGTTGCGGTGACGCAGTCAGGTGTGACCGCTGATTCCTCTCGACGTTCTTTCTCGTCGATAACACGTTCTATCGTTCGAATACGCGGAACGAAAATCAGTCCGTTCCACGGCGGTTCTTCCGCTCATCTGCCAAGCTCCGATGCGATTGCGACGCCACTACTGATGATTGTCCGTTCTGTCTGCGGCTTCATATCAAATCTTGCCCTTTCCTCGATAACAAGATCTATTACATCCATACTATTGTAATATTGTTGGTTGCTACGGAACGTTCGGACCCAGTCAAACGGTGCGCGAAAAAATTGGCTTTACTGGTCGATCCGTATCGCTCCGCCGTGAAAATCGCGTCGAAACGAAGGGAAATTGTTCGAATACACGGAATCGTTATCAGAGCGTCGTCTCCCCCGCATCATCAAACCACACGGAAGACTCGGTTCCAGCCAGTTTGATCTCGTGTTGAACGCTAAATTACGCTACTCCGGACCGCCCCCCTCGATAGTGCGTTCGATGTTTCGTACTGCAGATCTCATGCAAGTACATTGAACTGACCGACCCCACGTTCTCGACCACAATGCGTTATCGTAGCGATGGTATAACCAAAGCACTAATTTAGTGATACGACGGTAGTGAGACGGCCGACCATCGATTGACAAATTCTTATTTCACCCCTACAGCTTTTTCTCTCGGATCGGAAGCAGCGGTTTGATATTTTCTGCTCACAATTGTGTGCGAAGGATCTCCCAATCATATTCTTATTCGACAGCGACAGTCGTCAACCCGCCGAGATTCTGCACCAGTGCTTGTTAACCGATCTGTGTATCATGTGGGTGTTTCATCGAACCGTGTATTGTAGATTGGACTGGTCTCACAATGAGCACCGACGTTCTCACCACTTCAAACGTAATTGACGCCGGAGATCACGTCGAGTAACGTCTGGTCGACGTGTCCGTAGAGCTCCTCACGCTTTCGAACACCAGGCTATGGGGGATACACAGTCGGTAGCTCGATCAGACCTGAAAGGACCGGGGGATTGAATATAGCATTATATGATTTATCCGTTCGGCGTGTGAATTCAGCGAGAACGGCGTGGGTTTAGCAGACTCTACCAGTCAGCCGAACCCACAAATTAATAAGGAATTCAACTAAATCGTTGATTAACCCGAATATGCCACTCTCAGAACCACCATACAGTTGCGCGAGCGGGTTTCCAACAAAATTCCGCTTCACTCGAGATACGAACAGACAAACCCCTTCGAAAACGATCCAATGAGTCAGCCAGGGACCGACCAGGATGGCGAAATCGAAGTAGGGCGGACACCCTCATTCGATGGTGTCCGATGGACGTCGTGCTCACTCGAGGACTTCACCAACCTATACTGGGGTCAAATCGCTCCGTGTCTCGAGGCGGAGGGTATCGATTCGAAGACCGAGAAACCGTCCTACCAATGGTTTCGGGATCACGACGCACGAGCGTTCCTCGCAGCTCTCCGGCGTCACCACGATCGCTCCTTCGGGGAGTTCTGGAACGAGGACCTCGGGCTTGGCGACAGTGATGAGGGATACTCCTGGGCAACCGCAGATGACGCAACAATCGACGCTCTCGAACAGTTTCTCGACCGTCGAATGTCTCGGTATAGTCTGGCGATGTCATCTGTCGACGCGCTCCGAACGCGTCTGAACCTCTACGTACGTGCCTACAGGACCGCGAACGGCACAGACGACCTCCTCACACCGATTCAACGGGGTCGAGAGACGCCAGCCTACGAAGCCGTTGACGCGTGTTATGCAGCATTCGACTGGTTAAACGAGGGAGCAGAACACGAATACAGCGGCCAGACCCTCCAACGTGTGCGACGCGTCGTGGATGCCTGGTATCAGCATCTCGTTGGGCGGCGCATCGCCTCGATAAATCCTGCGAGCGGTCTCTACGACGAATTCAAATGGGAAGTTGAGGAATCCTCGACTCCAGCTCTTTCAGCAAACCATATTCGGAA includes:
- a CDS encoding thiolase family protein, whose translation is MGIADNPVVIGWGESYADDDELKAPLQLAGEAIRNALDRAGIEKDEIEGLLTGWPPLADQRPRYNNVLSSHFNLTPTFSTTVTFHSAGVISMFKYAALAVETGVADPVLCVQSDAAASFDDPQGGMAGTDVDPVFEHPYGLVYPGAMGLIARRQMAEFGTTREQFARVAVSAREWGVDHPHATLGDKGLLTVEEVLDAPPVAEPLGLYDCVPWGPAGTGGAFIVTSAENADSYDGDAVEILGTGECSTHEYVSARPSLRSGAITESNRLTHTGARKSSRLAYEAANLGPDDVDVAEVTYMFSNVALLLLADLGFCDVDEAGEFVANGGIAREGGEIAFNTHGGDLTFGQPGVSMWMNTAIECIRQLTGETLGATVPDVEVGLVHGMGSTCACHSTALLGRGGR
- a CDS encoding Zn-ribbon domain-containing OB-fold protein; translation: MSASDPLHWPIVSEYLEHAADGRLVFPVCADCGESHFPPRVACPHCLSADVDLRESAGTGIVYSYTVVHVDYHPTWGERTPYCNALVELDDGPIVFGNVVDCDPDQVSVGAPVTVDFTDVVGTTLPVFVLG
- a CDS encoding LLM class flavin-dependent oxidoreductase, with protein sequence MNKIGVRLPDETYGYDVSEIVEFAKHAEDYDYHSVWVAELQGPNGFIILGQIASETDEIGLGTGIVNVYSRTPALLAMSVATLDQLSDGRTLLGLAASSKVTIEQWHGIEYARPLRRVRETIEIVNEAMANQRVDYDGDIFTLENYPRSYETIRDHVPIYNAALGPTNRKLTGEFADGWLPVHVPRGKFEEFVGEIRESAENAGRDPQDVTIAPYVVACVDEDGERARDHVRGLLSFYLGAMDYYAKVFREFGFAEDVEAVREAWSAGDREEAAHRVSDELLDEIAIGGTPEEGREKLREYRELGADVPIVYPPKAPRETIETTIAELGSY
- a CDS encoding adenine deaminase C-terminal domain-containing protein, which translates into the protein MSELRAVARGDQPADLVLRGGRVFDPVTETYERGDLLVADGRIASLTLDSSASIGPDTNVLDVADCHVLPGFIDVHTHLDTFQAFERAFRHALAGGTTTVVTETDRFAMRFGRAGIELLLDATADLPVTVFGTLPAGPFYRDVAGRRLSDIDLDDIADLASDDRIVGAGEVFWNYAIERSDETPLTTLFEAVRNHGGVICGHGAGCNDEKLTAFATEIDNDHEILKAEDVGERLRRGVVPIGRYGSIRDDIDAFAAGTEGVPAGELCLCSDGMWPRELVEDGYMDAVVRRAVEAGIEPTRAFRMVTLNAARHFGLTDRGSLTPGSVADIVVLGDEQTVDVRTVISSGSVVVQDGEVRCTDRPFDYPERVRNSVTVDVTEDRFRVDAAGGGAVAAIDYEEGLLSSETRVEPPIIDGEYRAAPDHDLLKAALLPGSATRRDGGFTGFVTGLMLQTGAVATSDTWGSPGVLTVGTTAAEMTAAARRVAELGGGWVVVEDGEPVAELPTPIAGVCSEDAVERTRDLAEAVRGALSARGMTASQPLLALGTLSAVGMPWFKLATGGYVDVIANEVVNLRPE
- a CDS encoding IclR family transcriptional regulator, yielding MFRMIEYYLFPPGIRYRMARTDERGGKDKVKTARTIFTIVEFIKDNEGSTITVIANELGFAKSTVHRHITTLLDLGYIVETPTGYEIGLQFLDLGQRARTRHPGYKLAQDKVEELANQTGERAQFLVEEHGEAVYIHRSFGDRAVRTDPGIGSRIPLHATAAGKAILAQMDDDRRAAILDQTEFDPITDSTITDRQTLLDELETISRRGYSFNREENLGGLHAVGAAVCGPNDEVIGALSISGPSHRLKGQWFDEELPNLLLGTANELELNIAYS
- a CDS encoding tyrosine-type recombinase/integrase, producing the protein MSQPGTDQDGEIEVGRTPSFDGVRWTSCSLEDFTNLYWGQIAPCLEAEGIDSKTEKPSYQWFRDHDARAFLAALRRHHDRSFGEFWNEDLGLGDSDEGYSWATADDATIDALEQFLDRRMSRYSLAMSSVDALRTRLNLYVRAYRTANGTDDLLTPIQRGRETPAYEAVDACYAAFDWLNEGAEHEYSGQTLQRVRRVVDAWYQHLVGRRIASINPASGLYDEFKWEVEESSTPALSANHIRKLTQVATSTREQLLLVALAGWGLRASEVAALHISQFHRNVPADDVPFIAFENRKNGPGEVSLLFGMDMLDSRIDELAGDETWTGYLFPSSQGKTPHVTRDTIRNWFQTLASKAGLPDRIEGERPSPQLCRRFWYDTYTTVLEGVLEGVDEIASEQGSSDPRVVMQNYLSDSRSRRVRREFMQEQLNAAFKGK